A window from Heteronotia binoei isolate CCM8104 ecotype False Entrance Well chromosome 15, APGP_CSIRO_Hbin_v1, whole genome shotgun sequence encodes these proteins:
- the LOC132584045 gene encoding olfactory receptor 6E1-like, translating to MNSTMVKEFILLGFTDNRKLEIFLFLVLFGMYILTIMGNLAIIVITSVDRHLYTPMYFFLRHFAILEIGFTTSIIPNTLANMAMGHKRISISGCFSQSFLYFVFGTTEFFLLAVMSVDRYVAICNPLRYSTIMHGQVCSLLVLCSWLGGFLLILGPAVALFLMPFCGPNTINHFFCDSGPLIKLACIDTSLLELMDFLIATISLIGTLTVTIVSYVNIVSSILHISSSTGRQKAFSTCASHITVVSITYGSCIFMYIKPQGNSKFNFSKSVAILNVVVSPFLNPFIYCLRNKQVQDALRTLS from the exons TCTTTCTTTTCCTGGTTCTTTTTGGGATGTATATTTTAACCATCATGGGGAACCTGGCAATAATTGTGATCACATCAGTGGACCGCCACCTCTACACCCCAATGTATTTCTTCCTCCGCCATTTTGCAATCTTAGAGATTGGGTTCACCACTTCCATTATTCCAAACACATTGGCCAACATGGCCATGGGCCATAAGAGGATCTCTATATCTGGTTGCTTTTCACAGTCCTTTCTGTACTTTGTCTTCGGGACAACAGAGTTCTTTCTTTTGGCAGTAATGTCTGTTGACAGATATGTGGCCATCTGTAACCCTCTTCGCTATTCAACTATAATGCATGGTCAAGTCTGCTCACTGCTGGTGCTTTGCTCTTGGCTTGGAGGTTTTCTACTGATCCTTGGTCCAGCAGTTGCATTATTTCTGATGCCGTTTTGTGGCCCAAACACAATCAACCATTTTTTCTGTGACAGCGGACCCCTGATCAAACTTGCATGTATTGACACGAGCCTACTTGAACTCATGGACTTCCTCATTGCCACCATCTCTCTCATTGGGACCTTGACAGTTACCATTGTGTCCTATGTCAACATTGTTTCCAGCATCTTGCACATTTCATCTTCTACTGGGAGGCAGAAAGCCTTCTCCACTTGCGCCTCCCACATCACTGTGGTGTCTATCACTTATGGCAGCTGCATTTTCATGTACATCAAGCCTCAAGGCAACAGTAAGTTCAACTTCAGCAAGTCAGTGGCGATTCTTAATGTAGTTGTGTctccttttctgaatccattcATTTACTGCCTAAGGAACAAGCAGGTTCAGGATGCCCTGCGAACTTTAT CTTAA